From a single Brassica napus cultivar Da-Ae chromosome C9, Da-Ae, whole genome shotgun sequence genomic region:
- the LOC106386037 gene encoding serine/threonine-protein kinase PBL34 isoform X2 — protein sequence MGLDDTDAVKAKGNLQSNESENHKRKKKNNGENNSKGEEEEEREGSGCWLNLRFMFGCVPSKPDVDGVSSSSSYSSLYATTSPTVESKQADEKPNDQPVSSTTTTTTSNAGSSSSTPMISEELKVYSNLTKFTFSDLKLATRNFRPECLLGEGGFGCVFKGWIQEHGTAPVKPGAGITVAVKTLNPDGLQGHKEWLAEINFLGNLLHPNLVKLVGYCIEDDQRLLVYEFMPRGSLENHLFRRSLPLPWCIRMKIAVGAAKGLSFLHEEALKPVIYRDFKTSNILLDSDYNAKLSDFGLAKDAPDEGKTHVSTRVMGTYGYAAPEYVMTGHLTSKSDVYSFGVVLLEMLTGRRSMDKNRPNGEHNLVEWARPHLLDKRRFYKLLDPRLEGHFSIKGAQKVIQLAAQCLSRDPKVRPKMSDVVEALKPLPHLKDMASSSYYFQTMQAERLKNGSGRSQGFGSRKGQPQPVFRTLSSPHGSQGGNGFGSRKGQPQPVFRTMSSPHGASPYRPQIPSPKPKGATT from the exons ATGGGTTTGGATGATACTGATGCTGTTAAAGCTAAAGGAAACTTGCAATCTAACGAGAGTGAGAATcacaaaaggaagaagaaaaacaatggtgaaaacaacagtaaaggcgaagaagaagaagaaagagaaggaagtggGTGTTGGCTCAACTTAAGGTTTATGTTTGGCTGCGTACCTTCAAAACCAGATGTTGATGGtgtttcttcctcttcctcttacTCTTCTCTCTATGCCACTACCAGCCCCACCg TGGAAAGTAAACAGGCAGATGAGAAACCAAATGATCAACCAGTTTCCTCcacgacaacaacaacaactagcAATGCGGGAAGCTCTTCCTCAACCCCAATGATCAGCGAAGAACTTAAGGTTTATTCTAACCTGACCAAGTTCACTTTCAGCGACCTTAAGCTAGCTACCAGAAACTTCAGACCAGAGTGTCTTCTCGGAGAAGGTGGCTTTGGTTGCGTCTTTAAAGGATGGATCCAAGAACACGGTACTGCTCCTGTTAAACCCGGTGCTGGCATTACCGTAGCTGTCAAAACCTTGAATCCTGATGGACTTCAAGGTCACAAAGAATGGCTT GCTGAGATTAACTTCCTTGGGAaccttcttcatcctaatctaGTAAAGCTGGTTGGTTACTGCATAGAAGATGATCAAAGACTGCTTGTTTACGAGTTTATGCCTAGAGGAAGTTTGGAGAATCATCTTTTTAGAA GGTCGTTGCCACTTCCTTGGTGTATACGGATGAAGATTGCGGTAGGAGCTGCAAAAGGTCTCAGCTTCCTCCATGAAGAAGCTTTGAAGCCTGTCATCTACCGAGATTTCAAAACCTCAAACATTTTACTTGATTCA GACTACAATGCAAAACTATCTGATTTTGGACTTGCCAAAGATGCTCCTGACGAAGGCAAAACACATGTTTCTACTCGTGTTATGGGTACTTATGGTTACGCTGCTCCAGAGTATGTTATGACCG GTCACTTGACGTCAAAGAGCGATGTGTATAGTTTCGGTGTGGTTCTACTCGAGATGCTGACTGGACGACGGTCCATGGACAAGAACCGACCAAACGGTGAGCACAACTTAGTGGAATGGGCGAGACCGCACCTGCTTGACAAAAGGAGGTTTTACAAGTTACTTGATCCGAGGCTGGAAGGTCATTTCTCGATCAAAGGCGCACAAAAGGTGATTCAGCTCGCTGCACAGTGTCTTAGCCGTGACCCCAAGGTTAGGCCAAAGATGAGTGATGTTGTCGAAGCGCTCAAACCGCTTCCTCATCTTAAAGACATGGCGAGCTCTTCTTACTACTTCCAGACAATGCAAGCCGAGCGTTTGAAAAACGGGTCGGGTCGGTCTCAGGGGTTTGGATCAAGAAAAGGACAACCACAACCCGTGTTTAGGACACTGTCTAGTCCCCATGGATCTCAAGGAGGAAACGGGTTTGGATCAAGAAAGGGGCAGCCCCAACCTGTGTTTAGGACAATGTCAAGTCCTCATGGTGCGTCGCCTTACCGACCTCAGATTCCTTCTCCGAAGCCTAAAGGAGCAACTACATAG
- the LOC106386037 gene encoding serine/threonine-protein kinase PBL34 isoform X1 — protein sequence MGLDDTDAVKAKGNLQSNESENHKRKKKNNGENNSKGEEEEEREGSGCWLNLRFMFGCVPSKPDVDGVSSSSSYSSLYATTSPTGILESKQADEKPNDQPVSSTTTTTTSNAGSSSSTPMISEELKVYSNLTKFTFSDLKLATRNFRPECLLGEGGFGCVFKGWIQEHGTAPVKPGAGITVAVKTLNPDGLQGHKEWLAEINFLGNLLHPNLVKLVGYCIEDDQRLLVYEFMPRGSLENHLFRRSLPLPWCIRMKIAVGAAKGLSFLHEEALKPVIYRDFKTSNILLDSDYNAKLSDFGLAKDAPDEGKTHVSTRVMGTYGYAAPEYVMTGHLTSKSDVYSFGVVLLEMLTGRRSMDKNRPNGEHNLVEWARPHLLDKRRFYKLLDPRLEGHFSIKGAQKVIQLAAQCLSRDPKVRPKMSDVVEALKPLPHLKDMASSSYYFQTMQAERLKNGSGRSQGFGSRKGQPQPVFRTLSSPHGSQGGNGFGSRKGQPQPVFRTMSSPHGASPYRPQIPSPKPKGATT from the exons ATGGGTTTGGATGATACTGATGCTGTTAAAGCTAAAGGAAACTTGCAATCTAACGAGAGTGAGAATcacaaaaggaagaagaaaaacaatggtgaaaacaacagtaaaggcgaagaagaagaagaaagagaaggaagtggGTGTTGGCTCAACTTAAGGTTTATGTTTGGCTGCGTACCTTCAAAACCAGATGTTGATGGtgtttcttcctcttcctcttacTCTTCTCTCTATGCCACTACCAGCCCCACCggtatat TGGAAAGTAAACAGGCAGATGAGAAACCAAATGATCAACCAGTTTCCTCcacgacaacaacaacaactagcAATGCGGGAAGCTCTTCCTCAACCCCAATGATCAGCGAAGAACTTAAGGTTTATTCTAACCTGACCAAGTTCACTTTCAGCGACCTTAAGCTAGCTACCAGAAACTTCAGACCAGAGTGTCTTCTCGGAGAAGGTGGCTTTGGTTGCGTCTTTAAAGGATGGATCCAAGAACACGGTACTGCTCCTGTTAAACCCGGTGCTGGCATTACCGTAGCTGTCAAAACCTTGAATCCTGATGGACTTCAAGGTCACAAAGAATGGCTT GCTGAGATTAACTTCCTTGGGAaccttcttcatcctaatctaGTAAAGCTGGTTGGTTACTGCATAGAAGATGATCAAAGACTGCTTGTTTACGAGTTTATGCCTAGAGGAAGTTTGGAGAATCATCTTTTTAGAA GGTCGTTGCCACTTCCTTGGTGTATACGGATGAAGATTGCGGTAGGAGCTGCAAAAGGTCTCAGCTTCCTCCATGAAGAAGCTTTGAAGCCTGTCATCTACCGAGATTTCAAAACCTCAAACATTTTACTTGATTCA GACTACAATGCAAAACTATCTGATTTTGGACTTGCCAAAGATGCTCCTGACGAAGGCAAAACACATGTTTCTACTCGTGTTATGGGTACTTATGGTTACGCTGCTCCAGAGTATGTTATGACCG GTCACTTGACGTCAAAGAGCGATGTGTATAGTTTCGGTGTGGTTCTACTCGAGATGCTGACTGGACGACGGTCCATGGACAAGAACCGACCAAACGGTGAGCACAACTTAGTGGAATGGGCGAGACCGCACCTGCTTGACAAAAGGAGGTTTTACAAGTTACTTGATCCGAGGCTGGAAGGTCATTTCTCGATCAAAGGCGCACAAAAGGTGATTCAGCTCGCTGCACAGTGTCTTAGCCGTGACCCCAAGGTTAGGCCAAAGATGAGTGATGTTGTCGAAGCGCTCAAACCGCTTCCTCATCTTAAAGACATGGCGAGCTCTTCTTACTACTTCCAGACAATGCAAGCCGAGCGTTTGAAAAACGGGTCGGGTCGGTCTCAGGGGTTTGGATCAAGAAAAGGACAACCACAACCCGTGTTTAGGACACTGTCTAGTCCCCATGGATCTCAAGGAGGAAACGGGTTTGGATCAAGAAAGGGGCAGCCCCAACCTGTGTTTAGGACAATGTCAAGTCCTCATGGTGCGTCGCCTTACCGACCTCAGATTCCTTCTCCGAAGCCTAAAGGAGCAACTACATAG
- the LOC106385352 gene encoding inositol hexakisphosphate and diphosphoinositol-pentakisphosphate kinase VIP2-like isoform X1: MGMVEEGGAGVVDRKITIGVCVMEKKVKCSPEVFSAPMGQIMDRLQAFGEFEIIHFGDKVILDDPVESWPICDCLIAFHSSGYPLEKVQAYSSLRKPFLVNELDPQYLLHDRRKVYEHLEMYGIPVPRYACVNRTEPNQDLDYFVEEEDFIEVNGEVFWKPFVEKPVNGDDHSIMIYYPSSAGGGMKELFRKVGNRSSEFHPDVRRVRREGSYIYEEFMPTGGTDVKVYTVGPEYAHAEARKSPVVDGVVMRNPDGKEVRYPVLLTPAEKQMAREVCIAFRQSVCGFDLLRSEGSSYVCDVNGWSFVKNSYKYYDDAACVLRNMFFDAKAPHLSSTIPPILPWKINEPIQSNEGLTRHGSGVIGTFGQSEELRCVIAVVRHGDRTPKQKVKIKVTEEKLLNLMLKYNGGKPRAETKLKTAVQLQDLLDATRMLIPRSRPGESDSDAEDLEHADKLRQVKAVLEEGGHFSGIYRKVQLKPLKWDKVPKSDGDGEEERPVEALMILKYGGVLTHAGRQQAEELGRYFRNNMYPGEGTGLLRLHSTYRHDLKIYSSDEGRVQMSAAAFAKGLLDLEGPLTPILVSLVSKDSSMLDGLDTASSEMEEAKAQLNEIITAGTKLVHDYVSSESPWMIDGVGLPPHANESLPELVKLAKKVTEQVRLLAKDEEENPTEPSAYDVVPPYDQAKALGKSNIDVGRIAAGLPCGSEGFLLMYARWRKLEKELYNERRDRFDITQIPDVYDSCKYDLLHNSHLNLKGLDELFKVAQLLADGVIPNEYGINPQQKLKIGSKIARRLLGKILIDLRNTREEAMSVAELKKSQDQVSVSLCSPRKEDRCSQPKLFIKSDELRRPNTGENKDDDEDKETKYRLDPKYANVMTPERHVRTRLYFTSESHIHSLMNVLRYCNLDESLQGEEGLVCQSALERLCKTKELDYMSYIVLRLFENTEVSLEDPKRFRIELTFSRGADLSPLEKNDEEAESLLREHTLPIMGPERLQEVSSCLTLETMEKMIRPFAMPAEDFPPASIPAGFSGYFSKSAAVLERLVKLWPFNKNSTSNAKKPTT; the protein is encoded by the exons ATGGGGATGGTGGAAGAAGGAGGAGCAGGTGTGGTTGATAGGAAGATAACGATCGGAGTCTGCGTCATGGAAAAGAAGGTGAAGTGCAGCCCCGAG GTTTTCTCGGCTCCCATGGGTCAGATTATGGATAGACTGCAAGCGTTTGGCGAATTTGAG atCATACATTTTGGGGACAAGGTTATACTCGATGATCCAGTAGAAAG TTGGCCGATTTGTGATTGTTTGATTGCTTTCCATTCCTCTGGATATCCTCTTGAGAAAGTTCAAGCATATTCTTCTTTAAGAAA GCCCTTTTTAGTGAATGAACTGGATCCTCAATATCTTCTCCATGACCGCCGGAAAGTGTATGAG CATCTAGAGATGTATGGTATCCCAGTTCCTAGATATGCTTGTGTCAATAGAACAGAACCCAACCAAGACCTTGATTATTTCGTCGAGGAAGAAGACTTTATTGAGGTTAATGGTGAAGTATTCTGGAAGCCATTTGTGGAAAAGCCCGTTAATG GTGATGACCATAGCATCATGATATACTATCCTAGCTCAGCAGGTGGAGGCATGAAAGAATTGTTCCGTAAG gttgggaATCGTTCAAGTGAATTTCATCCTGACGTCAGAAGAGTAAGGAGAGAAGGTTCTTATATATATGAGGAGTTTATGCCTACTGGGGGAACTGATGTCAAG GTCTACACTGTGGGTCCTGAATACGCACACGCTGAAGCAAGAAAGTCACCTGTTGTTGATGGTGTAGTTATGAGAAATCCGGATGGGAAGGAA GTGAGGTATCCAGTTTTGCTTACACCTGCTGAGAAGCAAATGGCGAGAGAAGTTTGCATTGCTTTTAGGCAATCG GTCTGTGGATTTGATCTCTTACGATCTGAGGGAAGTTCGTACGTTTGTGACGTTAATGGATGGAGTTTTGTGAAGAACTCTTATAA GTACTACGACGATGCTGCTTGTGTGCTACGGAATATGTTTTTTGATGCAAAGGCTCCTCATCTTTCTTCTACAATTCCTCCCATCCTGCCATGGAAGATCAACGAACCTATCCAATCTAACGAAGGTCTAACTCGCCACGGAAGCGGCGTCATTGGAACATTTGGGCAGTCGGAGGAGCTACGTTGTGTCATTGCTGTTGTCCGGca CGGTGATAGAACCCCTAAGCAAAAAGTGAAAATCAAAGTTACAGAGGAAAAACTGTTAAACCTGATGCTTAAGTACAATGGAGGAAAGCCAAGAGCTGAG ACAAAGCTTAAAACTGCAGTTCAATTGCAAGATCTGTTGGATGCCACAAGAATGTTGATTCCTCGTTCAAG ACCAGGTGAAAGTGATAGTGATGCAGAAGACCTTGAACATGCTGACAAACTTCGGCAAGTGAAAGCTgttcttgaagag GGTGGACATTTCTCTGGTATATACAGAAAGGTTCAACTAAAGCCGCTGAAATGGGATAAAGTACCAAAAAGTGATGGTGACGGTGAAGAAGAACGCCCAGTGGAGGCTCTTATGATACTGAAATATGGGGGCGTTCTAACTCATGCTGGTCGACAACAG GCAGAAGAACTTGGTAGATACTTCCGAAACAATATGTATCCAG GTGAAGGTACTGGTTTGCTCCGTCTCCATAGTACATACCGTCACGACCTTAAAATTTACAGTTCTGACGAGGGACGTGTTCAG ATGTCTGCAGCCGCTTTTGCTAAAGGCCTACTTGACCTCGAAGGACCGCTGACCCCAATCCTG GTTTCTCTAGTTAGCAAGGACTCTTCCATGTTGGATGGCCTGGATACTGCAAGCAGTGAAATGGAAGAGGCCAAG GCTCAGTTGAATGAGATCATAACTGCCGGTACAAAGTTGGTACATGATTACGTCTCTTCTGAATCACCTTGGATGATCGATGGGGTTGGACTTCCTCCTCACGCTAATGAGAGCCTACCTGAATTG GTGAAACTAGCTAAAAAGGTGACTGAACAAGTGAGGCTACTTGCAAAAGATGAAGAGGAGAATCCCACTGAGCCTAGCGCCTATGATGTAGTCCCTCCCTATGATCAAGCAAAGGCCCTTGGAAAGTCAAACATTGACGTTGGCCGGATTGCTGCTGGATTACCTTGTGGTAGTGAGGGATTTCTTTTGATGTATGCTCGGTGGAGAAAACTTGAAAAGGAACTATACAACGAAAGAAGAGA CCGGTTCGACATAACACAGATTCCTGATGTTTACGATTCATGCAA GTACGACCTGTTACATAATTCTCATCTCAACCTGAAAGGACTAGACGAACTCTTCAAAGTTGCTCAG TTACTTGCAGATGGTGTAATCCCAAATGAGTATGGGATAAATCCACAGCAAAAGCTTAAAATCGGTTCAAAG ATTGCGCGTCGCTTGCTGGGAAAAATCTTGATTGACCTGAGGAACACTCGAGAAGAGGCCATGAGTGTTGCTGAACTGAAGAAAAGTCAAGACCAAGTCTCGGTGTCGCTATGTTCGCCGAGAAAAGAGGATAGATGTAGTCAGCCAAAACTTTTCATTAAAAGCGATGAGCTAAGACGGCCTAACACTGGAGAGAACAAAGATGACGATGAAGATAAAGAAACCAAGTACCGACTAGATCCAAA GTATGCAAATGTCATGACTCCTGAACGTCATGTGAGGACACGTCTTTACTTCACATCT GAATCACATATACATTCTCTGATGAACGTCCTAAGGTATTGTAACCTCGACGAATCTCTTCAAGGGGAAGAAGGTCTCGTGTGCCAAAGCGCATTGGAACGCCTTTGTAAGACCAAAGAGCTTGATTACATGAGCTACATTGTCCTAAGACTGTTCGAGaacactgag GTATCTCTGGAAGATCCGAAACGATTCAGAATCGAACTTACATTTAGCCGAGGCGCAGATTTGTCTCCCTTAGAG AAGAATGACGAGGAAGCAGAATCGTTACTGAGGGAACACACACTTCCGATAATGGGACCAGAGAGGCTACAAGAGGTTAGTTCGTGTTTGACACTTGAGACAATGGAGAAGATGATACGTCCATTTGCAATGCCGGCTGAAGATTTCCCTCCGGCATCAATTCCGGCAGGCTTCTCCGGTTACTTTTCGAAAAGCGCCGCGGTGCTGGAGCGGCTTGTGAAACTCTGGCCCTTCAACAAGAACTCCACTTCAAATGCAAAAAAGCCAACAACGTAA
- the LOC106385352 gene encoding inositol hexakisphosphate and diphosphoinositol-pentakisphosphate kinase VIP2-like isoform X2, which translates to MGMVEEGGAGVVDRKITIGVCVMEKKVFSAPMGQIMDRLQAFGEFEIIHFGDKVILDDPVESWPICDCLIAFHSSGYPLEKVQAYSSLRKPFLVNELDPQYLLHDRRKVYEHLEMYGIPVPRYACVNRTEPNQDLDYFVEEEDFIEVNGEVFWKPFVEKPVNGDDHSIMIYYPSSAGGGMKELFRKVGNRSSEFHPDVRRVRREGSYIYEEFMPTGGTDVKVYTVGPEYAHAEARKSPVVDGVVMRNPDGKEVRYPVLLTPAEKQMAREVCIAFRQSVCGFDLLRSEGSSYVCDVNGWSFVKNSYKYYDDAACVLRNMFFDAKAPHLSSTIPPILPWKINEPIQSNEGLTRHGSGVIGTFGQSEELRCVIAVVRHGDRTPKQKVKIKVTEEKLLNLMLKYNGGKPRAETKLKTAVQLQDLLDATRMLIPRSRPGESDSDAEDLEHADKLRQVKAVLEEGGHFSGIYRKVQLKPLKWDKVPKSDGDGEEERPVEALMILKYGGVLTHAGRQQAEELGRYFRNNMYPGEGTGLLRLHSTYRHDLKIYSSDEGRVQMSAAAFAKGLLDLEGPLTPILVSLVSKDSSMLDGLDTASSEMEEAKAQLNEIITAGTKLVHDYVSSESPWMIDGVGLPPHANESLPELVKLAKKVTEQVRLLAKDEEENPTEPSAYDVVPPYDQAKALGKSNIDVGRIAAGLPCGSEGFLLMYARWRKLEKELYNERRDRFDITQIPDVYDSCKYDLLHNSHLNLKGLDELFKVAQLLADGVIPNEYGINPQQKLKIGSKIARRLLGKILIDLRNTREEAMSVAELKKSQDQVSVSLCSPRKEDRCSQPKLFIKSDELRRPNTGENKDDDEDKETKYRLDPKYANVMTPERHVRTRLYFTSESHIHSLMNVLRYCNLDESLQGEEGLVCQSALERLCKTKELDYMSYIVLRLFENTEVSLEDPKRFRIELTFSRGADLSPLEKNDEEAESLLREHTLPIMGPERLQEVSSCLTLETMEKMIRPFAMPAEDFPPASIPAGFSGYFSKSAAVLERLVKLWPFNKNSTSNAKKPTT; encoded by the exons ATGGGGATGGTGGAAGAAGGAGGAGCAGGTGTGGTTGATAGGAAGATAACGATCGGAGTCTGCGTCATGGAAAAGAAG GTTTTCTCGGCTCCCATGGGTCAGATTATGGATAGACTGCAAGCGTTTGGCGAATTTGAG atCATACATTTTGGGGACAAGGTTATACTCGATGATCCAGTAGAAAG TTGGCCGATTTGTGATTGTTTGATTGCTTTCCATTCCTCTGGATATCCTCTTGAGAAAGTTCAAGCATATTCTTCTTTAAGAAA GCCCTTTTTAGTGAATGAACTGGATCCTCAATATCTTCTCCATGACCGCCGGAAAGTGTATGAG CATCTAGAGATGTATGGTATCCCAGTTCCTAGATATGCTTGTGTCAATAGAACAGAACCCAACCAAGACCTTGATTATTTCGTCGAGGAAGAAGACTTTATTGAGGTTAATGGTGAAGTATTCTGGAAGCCATTTGTGGAAAAGCCCGTTAATG GTGATGACCATAGCATCATGATATACTATCCTAGCTCAGCAGGTGGAGGCATGAAAGAATTGTTCCGTAAG gttgggaATCGTTCAAGTGAATTTCATCCTGACGTCAGAAGAGTAAGGAGAGAAGGTTCTTATATATATGAGGAGTTTATGCCTACTGGGGGAACTGATGTCAAG GTCTACACTGTGGGTCCTGAATACGCACACGCTGAAGCAAGAAAGTCACCTGTTGTTGATGGTGTAGTTATGAGAAATCCGGATGGGAAGGAA GTGAGGTATCCAGTTTTGCTTACACCTGCTGAGAAGCAAATGGCGAGAGAAGTTTGCATTGCTTTTAGGCAATCG GTCTGTGGATTTGATCTCTTACGATCTGAGGGAAGTTCGTACGTTTGTGACGTTAATGGATGGAGTTTTGTGAAGAACTCTTATAA GTACTACGACGATGCTGCTTGTGTGCTACGGAATATGTTTTTTGATGCAAAGGCTCCTCATCTTTCTTCTACAATTCCTCCCATCCTGCCATGGAAGATCAACGAACCTATCCAATCTAACGAAGGTCTAACTCGCCACGGAAGCGGCGTCATTGGAACATTTGGGCAGTCGGAGGAGCTACGTTGTGTCATTGCTGTTGTCCGGca CGGTGATAGAACCCCTAAGCAAAAAGTGAAAATCAAAGTTACAGAGGAAAAACTGTTAAACCTGATGCTTAAGTACAATGGAGGAAAGCCAAGAGCTGAG ACAAAGCTTAAAACTGCAGTTCAATTGCAAGATCTGTTGGATGCCACAAGAATGTTGATTCCTCGTTCAAG ACCAGGTGAAAGTGATAGTGATGCAGAAGACCTTGAACATGCTGACAAACTTCGGCAAGTGAAAGCTgttcttgaagag GGTGGACATTTCTCTGGTATATACAGAAAGGTTCAACTAAAGCCGCTGAAATGGGATAAAGTACCAAAAAGTGATGGTGACGGTGAAGAAGAACGCCCAGTGGAGGCTCTTATGATACTGAAATATGGGGGCGTTCTAACTCATGCTGGTCGACAACAG GCAGAAGAACTTGGTAGATACTTCCGAAACAATATGTATCCAG GTGAAGGTACTGGTTTGCTCCGTCTCCATAGTACATACCGTCACGACCTTAAAATTTACAGTTCTGACGAGGGACGTGTTCAG ATGTCTGCAGCCGCTTTTGCTAAAGGCCTACTTGACCTCGAAGGACCGCTGACCCCAATCCTG GTTTCTCTAGTTAGCAAGGACTCTTCCATGTTGGATGGCCTGGATACTGCAAGCAGTGAAATGGAAGAGGCCAAG GCTCAGTTGAATGAGATCATAACTGCCGGTACAAAGTTGGTACATGATTACGTCTCTTCTGAATCACCTTGGATGATCGATGGGGTTGGACTTCCTCCTCACGCTAATGAGAGCCTACCTGAATTG GTGAAACTAGCTAAAAAGGTGACTGAACAAGTGAGGCTACTTGCAAAAGATGAAGAGGAGAATCCCACTGAGCCTAGCGCCTATGATGTAGTCCCTCCCTATGATCAAGCAAAGGCCCTTGGAAAGTCAAACATTGACGTTGGCCGGATTGCTGCTGGATTACCTTGTGGTAGTGAGGGATTTCTTTTGATGTATGCTCGGTGGAGAAAACTTGAAAAGGAACTATACAACGAAAGAAGAGA CCGGTTCGACATAACACAGATTCCTGATGTTTACGATTCATGCAA GTACGACCTGTTACATAATTCTCATCTCAACCTGAAAGGACTAGACGAACTCTTCAAAGTTGCTCAG TTACTTGCAGATGGTGTAATCCCAAATGAGTATGGGATAAATCCACAGCAAAAGCTTAAAATCGGTTCAAAG ATTGCGCGTCGCTTGCTGGGAAAAATCTTGATTGACCTGAGGAACACTCGAGAAGAGGCCATGAGTGTTGCTGAACTGAAGAAAAGTCAAGACCAAGTCTCGGTGTCGCTATGTTCGCCGAGAAAAGAGGATAGATGTAGTCAGCCAAAACTTTTCATTAAAAGCGATGAGCTAAGACGGCCTAACACTGGAGAGAACAAAGATGACGATGAAGATAAAGAAACCAAGTACCGACTAGATCCAAA GTATGCAAATGTCATGACTCCTGAACGTCATGTGAGGACACGTCTTTACTTCACATCT GAATCACATATACATTCTCTGATGAACGTCCTAAGGTATTGTAACCTCGACGAATCTCTTCAAGGGGAAGAAGGTCTCGTGTGCCAAAGCGCATTGGAACGCCTTTGTAAGACCAAAGAGCTTGATTACATGAGCTACATTGTCCTAAGACTGTTCGAGaacactgag GTATCTCTGGAAGATCCGAAACGATTCAGAATCGAACTTACATTTAGCCGAGGCGCAGATTTGTCTCCCTTAGAG AAGAATGACGAGGAAGCAGAATCGTTACTGAGGGAACACACACTTCCGATAATGGGACCAGAGAGGCTACAAGAGGTTAGTTCGTGTTTGACACTTGAGACAATGGAGAAGATGATACGTCCATTTGCAATGCCGGCTGAAGATTTCCCTCCGGCATCAATTCCGGCAGGCTTCTCCGGTTACTTTTCGAAAAGCGCCGCGGTGCTGGAGCGGCTTGTGAAACTCTGGCCCTTCAACAAGAACTCCACTTCAAATGCAAAAAAGCCAACAACGTAA
- the LOC111211424 gene encoding uncharacterized protein LOC111211424 produces MGDAFDQRFEAAFDECFEDTYNNIVENRTKKQSKRAYVERNREEGYTRLWNDYFSEDPIFSAHLFRQRFRMNKAVFMRIVDRLLENVPFFQQRRDDVGRLGLSPLQKCTAALRMLAYGCAADAVDVSPTW; encoded by the coding sequence ATGGGAGATGCATTCGATCAAAGATTCGAAGCGGCTTtcgatgaatgttttgaagatacATACAACAACATCGTGGAGAACCGaacaaagaaacaaagcaaaCGTGCATATGTCGAACGAAACCGCGAAGAGGGCTATACCCGTCTATGGAATGACTACTTCAGTGAAGATCCGATATTTTCGGCTCATTTATTCAGACAGCGTTTCCGCATGAACAAGGCAGTATTCATGCGTATTGTCGATCGCCTCTTAGAAAATGTTCCATTCTTTCAACAAAGGAGAGATGATGTCGGAAGGTTAGGTCTATCTCCACTAcaaaagtgtacggcagctCTTCGTATGCTTGCTTATGGCTGTGCAGCTGACGCCGTTGAcgtatctccgacttggtga